The Camelina sativa cultivar DH55 chromosome 16, Cs, whole genome shotgun sequence sequence TTTTGTCATTAGAGATGTAAGCTATTTAGTATTTACGCAGTAGAAAAAAACGTATTTTGAAACGAAAACTCAAAAAAAGGCTTACCAAAGTACCGATTtgtgcttttattttttatttttttttgattctgtGTGCTGCGTTGGTATCCAGAGATTAATTAAGCGAGCACCGCATTAGAGTAAAATCTTCTGGGAATTTGCCGATGGGATTCGAAGCGGAACTCGTCGAATTGTTCGTCTCTAGGGTTCTTGAAACGGCGTAAGACAAACAAGTTAACTGATGTACCACAGACTCTGGAAGATGAATTAAAATTGGGATTGATGACGATATGGGAGACCCGATCAAGTAGTTCCCCATCTCCAGTGAACATTAAAGACGACGAGAATTTGCAGATGAGAAGAGCACTTTCACGGCTGGTTTGGTAATTTCCCCTCGGCTGGTTTAGTTAAGTTCAGTTCAATTTCGAAACCCGAAACCAACCTGATTTTAATTAACCGAAATGAACTAGAAGAagtaaataatacaaaataattaacaaattacaaaaccaaaCCCAAGCCTAAACCAACCCGTCCCCACAACTAATCGCCGGAGATAATTCGAATTCCACAAGCTCTTATCTCGACGGGCGGATTCTGAAACGCCTCTGGAAGTTGAAGATGTGATTCGAGTCGCAATTCGTCAAAACTCTCGATGTTTATGCTACTTGGACGAAGATGACAACCATGTGATTGTGATGCGATGAAACAACAACATCTTCGTTCACCCTCTCCGACAGTTTTGGTTTGAGGTTAATTCGAAAAACTCCGTCAGCTTCGTAGCTCCAATCATAACTACACTCCGGAAACTGGAGATTGAAGGACGTCTGGCAAGCAACCATGACACGCACAGCTATACCCACAATTTTGGAGGTAAGCCTAATCGAAGGTAGGCTGATCCTAGTAGATGTCCCTAGGGTTTGATTAtctagataagaaaaaaaaaaaggaaaaaaaaaagaaaaaaagaaaaaagactcaGATATATCTAAAAGATTACCGCATTGCTATATTCGTCATCTAGAATTCGAGCCAACGTAGtagattcatcttcttccagGCTGCAGCAATTGCTAAGATCGAGGTGTTCAATAGAATTGTTGCAGGGAAGGCAGAGATACTCTAGAGAATTGCAGCCATGTGCGTAGAGACGCTTGAGGTTCTGTGGAAGCTCTTCCACTGATTTGAGTTCTTTGCAGTTATTGAGGCAGAGCGTTCCCAAAGATAAGAGGTTTATGATGCTTTCAGGTAGTGCCTCAAAGTCATGTCTGCTGAGGTCCAAGTGTATCAAACTGGGGAAATGACGTAGCTGGTCTGACAAAGATTGAACACTTCTGCAGTTGTCAAGCCCAAGCTCTAGCATACCATATCTTACTCGGGTGGGATTCAGGGTAGAGAGTTCCACCAGTGATCTGAGATTTGAACAGCCAGATAGTTTGAGTGTCTGCAAATGAATCAGCTCCGGCAACGCCTCAAGTTTGATGCAGTTACAAAGCATGACTGTTCTTAACTTGGAAAGGTTCTCCATAGTTGTGGGTAAACTTGTGAAATCGTTTCCACTGAGGTCCAGTTTCTCTAGTGACTGCAAATGATCAATGTTGTCTGGGATTTTCTGGATATTTAAGTTGATCAGTTTTAACTCGGCCAAGAAAGGAAAGCCTGAGAAGCTATTACACGCAAAAGGAGCATCATCCTCAATGTACATGATCCGCTTGATGTGGAGTGATTTAAATTCAGAAAAGCTTTTGCTCTGCGGAACGCCTTCAAACAGCATCCCCATCACTTCATCAGGAGTTTCTTGCTTGGTTGTACAGGAGAAGTGCTCTGCTTTTCCTGTGAGATGCGACAACAGAATATGTAATCTCCCTTCAATGGACAGATTTGCAAGAAAACGTATGCCTTTTTTATCTCTGGgaaattctaatattatttgCCGGCGTTCCCTATTCTCGTTTTTCAGAGTGATATTCGTTTCTGATATACGGATTGGGAGATGCACTAAACCACAGTGGGATAAATTGAGTGTTTGCAGACTAGATAAGCTTTCAATGGACATTGGGAGTTGCTTCACTCTCGTTGTGCCTTCCATTAGCAACTCTTCGAGCTTTTTGGCCCCTGACAAACCTGGAAGTTCTCTCAGGTTACGAGAACATGTCATGTCTAGTCTCTTCAACATAGGGAGGACCTGGATATAACCAAGGCAAAGATAAAGAAAATCTTCTCAAGTTGTTTCGTTTAATAACCTCTTTAGTGGATTTGACTTCTTTAGAAATACTATATCAAAACAACTCCAATGCATTGTAATGTCTTACCGGGTTTCCATACCAGAGGCGCTCAAGATTGCTGTAACGGAGATTTATTTCGACAAGATAATTTAGATTGTGGTAGTACGTGAGAGGCAAAGTTGTTAAGGGATAGGCATCCCAATGTAGTAACCTGAGTTGTTGGGGCAGGCCATCTGTACCTGGAAGAAATTGCAACTTGGATTCTATATCATTCAAATGCTGGAAGACCTTGAGGAATTTTAGATTGATGGTGTTAAAAATCGTTCCCTTAATATACAAGACGTGAGGCATCTCACATATGTGTAGGGCCAAACTTTGGATTGTTGTTGTACCCTGATGAGAGAATCGTGGCTGAATTGACATGGAGACAAACACACAACCGAAAACCATCGAGATTAGAACAGAGAAGAATAAAGagtctaatttttttatgaaccCTTCCTTACCGTGTTGTTTTGCAGCACATAAATAATTTGCTCCTCTTCCCATAGAACTTTTTGCCTCCAAGGCATGTAGTCTGATTCTTCGCGCACAAATTCTTTTCCCGCTTGTTCTATCAAGACATGCATCTTGATACACCCATCGGCTGATATGTCGATTAGGAACTTCTCTGTTAAAGCTTTTATCTCTAATTCACCATCATCTAGAAGTGAAGTTACACGGCGGACTGAGTCTCCATTGAAGAGGCATGCGACATGAAGGAAAACAGCCTGATGTCTTCCATCTAACCCCATATAGCTGGTTCTCAGAATCTCCATGACTCTCTGGTGAGGAACTTTTTTGAGTCTTTCTAATGCCTTTTCCCAGTCCTCTATAGAGGTCATTCGACGGAGATATGTGCCAAAAGCTTTAAGGGCGGAAGGAAGACCTTGTGCAAGGCTAGAAGCACGGATTGACAGTTGTTCATAATCATCAGAAGGAGCTTCTCCTCCTTCAAAAGCAGCCTGTTTAAAGACTTGGATTGCGTCATTTTTGCCCAAAATGTCAACGCAGTATACACATCTGACTCCACTGGAGAATAACAATCCCTTGTCTCTTGTGGTTATGATGATTCGGCTCCCTGGTCCAAACCAACTAGTCTCTTTTGCCAGGACATGCAGCTGGTCTAAATTGTCGACGTCATCAAGGATAAGGAGAACTTTACGGTTTCCAAGCCTCGATTTAATATAGAGGCATCCCTGCTCTACACTCCAAAGCTTCTCATGTCCTTTGCCCAGGATATTCGAAAGAAGCTTTTCTTGTAAATGTATGAGGCCCTTCTCTGCGGAACTCTTAATGTTCTCTATGAAACAATGATATGCAAAGCGATGCGAATGTTCCTTATAGAGACATTTGGCAATGGTGGTTTTTCCTATGCCTCCCATACCCCAGATACCTATCAGACCCTCTGTATCCATCACAGAATTGAGTTCTTCCATATGGGAGTTCATTCCAACAGTGTCACAGAATTTTACTGTCTCCATTGAAAAAAGTTGTCTTGAAACACGTCCAACAATATCTTCAATCATAGCAGCCTCATCCTCACTAACACGCACACACACCCGAGGAACATGTCAGCTTTGATCATGGAGTAAGACCTTTTATTATACTTTATTAATTACTGGAGAAAAACTCACCAAGTTTTGGGATCCGTGCCTGATATTCCTGCAATTTCGGTTAGTGCTTCTCTCCatttctgaatcttctccgcGAATTTTCTCTTCTCGCTGGAAAACAACAGCATGATTTTTGAGCATTTGTACCTTTCTAAGGCGAAGGTTCCTCTCTGATGCCCAACGTCAGAGGGAGCAACATCGTAAAAGATTGGGACTGCAGTGAGCTGTTGTTTCTTGTGAAGATCCACTATCATTTGGAGCTCGTTCAGACACCAAGTTGAAGAAGCATAGTTCTCCGAGATAACCACAACCGCGATCTTTGAATTCTGTATAGCTTCTTTGATTTCGTCTGAAATGGAGCCGCCAATCTCAAGCTTTTTATCATCTTTGAAGGTATCAATTCCCCGTTCAACAAGTGCTTTGTGCAAGAAGCTGACAATGGTCCTGCGAGTGTCTTCTCCTCGGAAGCTGAGGAACACTTGGTACTGCTTCACGACTCGAGGTGAAGAGGATGAATCCATAAAAAGTGATGTTGACAGAGAGCTACGTATGCCGTTGGTTTTGAATCTTCCAATCAATAGTAAAGCTTGAACAATTCTTATGACGATTTTATCAAAGTCAACGTGTTATAACATCATCATACAAGCTGGAAATAAATTTGAATACTTCAAGTTTCTTCTTATAGATGGACACATTCTCTGTTACGAAAAAGATATACATCCGAAGGAAAGAATATTTGGCAAATCATTATTGGTGAAAACAGAATATCAAAGAAAGGTTGACTTGACTTCGCTGGCTGTAATAGTATTCGTACATGGTAGAAGTGCAGATCATGTCATCTATCTTATTGAGAGGGCATACACGCCGAAGAACAAGTCAGAGACATGGAGTGCaacaaattttgacaaaattgtTATTCACCCTCTTTGcgaaaaaggaaaaagcttCGTGATCATGAGGTACGACGTCTTTCTGAGTTTCAGTGGGGAGTACATTCGCAAAACGTTTCTCAGCCACCTTCTCTGTTCGTTGGACAGAAAAGGCATCAGAGCAGCTACATCCGCAGAAAGTTATCCCATGTACAATCAGGCTATCGAGCAGTGTCTAGTGGCGATCTCCCTGATATCAGAGAACTACACATCTTTGGACTTGTGGGTGGACGAACTGGCCAAGATAATAAAGTGTGCAGAGGACAGAAATTTGACAGCATTTCCTGTCTTCTTACAAGTTCATCCGTCGGATGTGTTAAGAGTTGTAAGTCTTGCAGAAGACTTCGCAGACCGAAATGGACCGCGGATCAT is a genomic window containing:
- the LOC104751135 gene encoding putative disease resistance protein At4g11170 translates to MDSSSSPRVVKQYQVFLSFRGEDTRRTIVSFLHKALVERGIDTFKDDKKLEIGGSISDEIKEAIQNSKIAVVVISENYASSTWCLNELQMIVDLHKKQQLTAVPIFYDVAPSDVGHQRGTFALERYKCSKIMLLFSSEKRKFAEKIQKWREALTEIAGISGTDPKTCEDEAAMIEDIVGRVSRQLFSMETVKFCDTVGMNSHMEELNSVMDTEGLIGIWGMGGIGKTTIAKCLYKEHSHRFAYHCFIENIKSSAEKGLIHLQEKLLSNILGKGHEKLWSVEQGCLYIKSRLGNRKVLLILDDVDNLDQLHVLAKETSWFGPGSRIIITTRDKGLLFSSGVRCVYCVDILGKNDAIQVFKQAAFEGGEAPSDDYEQLSIRASSLAQGLPSALKAFGTYLRRMTSIEDWEKALERLKKVPHQRVMEILRTSYMGLDGRHQAVFLHVACLFNGDSVRRVTSLLDDGELEIKALTEKFLIDISADGCIKMHVLIEQAGKEFVREESDYMPWRQKVLWEEEQIIYVLQNNTPRFSHQGTTTIQSLALHICEMPHVLYIKGTIFNTINLKFLKVFQHLNDIESKLQFLPGTDGLPQQLRLLHWDAYPLTTLPLTYYHNLNYLVEINLRYSNLERLWYGNPVRHYNALELF